A stretch of the Takifugu flavidus isolate HTHZ2018 chromosome 1, ASM371156v2, whole genome shotgun sequence genome encodes the following:
- the mmp25b gene encoding matrix metalloproteinase-25, whose amino-acid sequence MEVRLLVWLALTLMGSSITSAQSDQYSKAMDWLGRYGYLPPPDPRTGNLHTKEGIEQAIRVMQRFGGLQETGVLDSETIRLMSARRCSLPDIIGSEDRLRRKRRRRRKRYALSGLKWHKTDLTWSVHSYPSPSQSPNLPDILVDNILRSAFKAWSNVAPLNFRHVATDSGGTAAGGDIRVSFNRLFHDDGYPFDGQGGTLAHAFFPGSAEVAGDTHFDDQEVWSYGGDSSSTDLFAVAVHEFGHALGLSHSSSDPSIMKPYYQGGVGDIVNFQLAVDDKLAIQQLYGVRDTAPSDGGDPHLPRLPSPPPPRPTQLSDPSFNERCQGGFDAVANIRGEVFFFKGAQFWRTKRDGSLVSNRPAQIQNFWMGLPPQTNKIDAVYERKSDSHIIFFIESQYWVFKDTEAMSGYPRPLSDWGMMRRNGQPVDKVEAAFIWAHNGKTYLFSGGEFWRFDESQKRQGVHIQPESGYPRDNSLWAGVPSHMDDIISWGEGDAYFFKDNFYWVLKNGGLNQEVVTPQSTAVDWLRCPAPPAEPTPVDPRFPKQCNCELNRASSFINLSWLLLALVVLII is encoded by the exons ATGGAGGTGCGTCTTCTGGTTTGGTTGGCTTTGACCTTAATGGGGAGCAGCATCACGTCCGCACAGTCTGACCAGTACAGCAAAGCAATG gattGGTTGGGCCGATATGGCTacctccctcctcctgacccCCGTACGGGTAACCTGCACACCAAAGAAGGGATCGAGCAGGCGATCAGAGTCATGCAGAGGTTCGGAGGGCTCCAGGAAACAGGGGTGCTCG ACAGCGAGACCATCAGACTCATGTCAGCACGCCGATGCTCTTTGCCTGATATTATTGGCAGTGAGgacaggctgaggaggaagaggaggaggaggaggaagcgatATGCCCTTTCAGGCCTAAAGTGGCATAAGACAGATCTCACTTGGAG TGTCCACAGTTATCCATCGCCATCGCAGTCACCCAACCTGCCCGACATTTTGGTGGATAACATCCTGAGGTCTGCCTTCAAAGCTTGGAGCAACGTCGCCCCCCTGAACTTCCGTCACGTGGCGACAGACAGCGGCGGGACGGCGGCTGGAGGGGACATCAGGGTGTCTTTTAACCGCCTGTTCCACGATGACGGGTACCCTTTTGACGGGCAGGGCGGCACCCTGGCCCACGCCTTCTTCCCCGGCAGTGCGGAGGTGGCTGGAGACACACACTTTGATGATCAAGAGGTCTGGAGCTATGGAG gtgacagcagcagcacagacctgTTCGCAGTTGCTGTGCACGAGTTTGGCCACGCATTAGGACTGTCCCATTCCTCCtctgatccatccatcatgaAGCCGTACTACCAGGGTGGTGTGGGGGACATTGTCAACTTCCAGCTCGCGGTGGACGACAAACTGGCCATCCAGCAGCTTTATG GTGTAAGAGACACTGCACCATCAGATGGGGGTGACCCCCACCTACCACGCCTGCCCAGCCCACCTCCTCCGAGGCCGACACAGCT gtCGGACCCCTCATTTAACGAGCGCTGTCAGGGAGGCTTTGACGCTGTAGCAAACATCAGGGGAGAGGTCTTCTTCTTTAAAG GTGCTCAGTTTTGGAGAACCAAGAGAGACGGTTCATTGGTGTCCAATAGGCCAGCTCAGATCCAAAACTTCTGGATGGGCCTTCCACCTCAAACAAATAAAATTGATGCAGTTTATGAGAGGAAAAGTGACAGCCACATCATCTTTTTTATTG AGTCTCAGTATTGGGTCTTCAAAGACACTGAAGCCATGTCCGGTTACCCCCGGCCCCTCTCTGACTGGGGCATGATGAGGAGAAATGGGCAGCCGGTGGACAAGGTGGAAGCTGCCTTTATCTGGGCCCACAATGGCAAAACCTACCTGTTCAGCGGTGGCGAGTTCTGGAGGTTTGATGAGAGTCAAAAGAGGCAAGGGGTGCACATTCAGCCGGAATCAGGTTACCCTCGGGATAACAGCCTGTGGGCCGGAGTGCCGTCCcacatggatgacatcatcagctggGGCGAAG GAGATGCCTACTTCTTCAAGGACAACTTTTACTGGGTGCTGAAAAATGGAGGACTGAACCAAGAGGTTGTGACTCCTCAATCCACCGCTGTGGACTGGTTAAGATGTCCCGCTCCGCCTGCAGAGCCAACTCCAGTAGATCCTCGTTTCCCAAAGCAGTGTAACTGCGAATTAAACAGGGCGTCTTCATTCATAAATCTGAGCTGGCTCCTCCTGGCCTTGGTTGTATTGATAATATAA
- the LOC130528588 gene encoding carbonic anhydrase 4-like yields MMWFLAVVLGCVLSPVYCTSNGIEWCYHQASCNDTRWPTIVPEYCNGSRQSPINIVSANAEANENLTAFTFYNYSSTTAFKSFSNTGKTVTVVFESGVKVSGGDLSETYDSLHFQLHWGNGSSVPGSEHTVDGKQYPMELHIVNLKSSYNGNTTLGFADSEGLAALGFFIEVMDGNAMGSPASWKTLTSYLQNITNAGTSVNMAPGLTLDALLEGVDRTKYYRYLGSLTTPDCNEAVVWTVFKDSIKVSKDLIDLFSTSVYFKTSTNSELMTNIYRSVQGNELRVTTQATQTTQTTEATSAGVSIPASFSLALTALSLVLLKF; encoded by the exons aTGATGTGGTTCCTGGCTGTGGTTCTTGGGTGTGTTCTCTCACCTGTCTATTGTACATCAAATGGCATAG AATGGTGTTATCATCAAGCATCTTGCA ATGACACACGCTGGCCCACCATTGTACCCGAATACTGCAATGGGAGTCGACAGTCTCCCATCAACATCGTCTCAGCAAACGCCGAGGCCAACGAAAATTTGACAGCGTTCACCTTTTACAACTACAGCAGCACGACCGCGTTCAAGAGCTTTTCTAACACGGGCAAGACCG TGACAGTGGTTTTTGAAAGTGGTGTCAAGGTGTCGGGGGGAGACTTGTCTGAGACCTACGACAGTCTGCATTTCCAACTGCACTGGGGGAATGGATCCTCTGTGCCCGGCTCTGAGCACACTGTGGATGGAAAACAGTATCCTATGGAG CTGCACATCGTGAACCTGAAGTCCTCTTATAATGGGAACACGACCTTAGGTTTTGCGGACTCTGAGGGACTTGCTGCTCTCGGTTTCTTCATCGAG GTCATGGACGGTAACGCTATGGGCAGCCCTGCGAGCTGGAAGACACTGACCTCTTACCTGCAAAACATCACAAACGCTG GTACCTCTGTCAACATGGCACCTGGCCTTACGTTGGACGCTCTCCTGGAAGGGGTCGATCGTACAAAGTATTACCGCTACCTTGGCTCCTTGACCACGCCTGATTGCAACGAGGCTGTGGTTTGGACGGTGTTCAAGGACTCGATTAAAGTCAGCAAAGATTTG ATTGACCTCTTCAGCACGTCTGTGTACTTCAAAACCAGCACAAATTCAGAATTAATGACGAACATCTACAGAAGCGTCCAGGGAAATGAGCTCCGAGTCACAACGCAGGCCACGCAGACCACGCAGACCACGGAGGCCACGTCCGCAGGCGTCTCAATCCCAGCCTCCTTCTCACTGGCTCTGACGGCTCTCAGCCTTGTCCTGCTAAAGTTTTAG
- the LOC130528594 gene encoding carbonic anhydrase 4-like — translation MKWFLAAIATCALLPRIYCASTDVEWCYHLADCNDTRWPTIVPKYCNGSRQSPINIVSANAETNDKLTEFTFYNYSSTTALKSIQNTGKTVKVSFDSGVKVSGGDLFETYDSLQFHLHWGNGSSVPGSEHTVDGKHYPMELHIVNLKSSYNGNTTVGVADSEGLAALGFFIEVMDGNATGSPASWKTLTSYLQDITNAGTSVNMTSGLTLDALLEGVDRTKYYRYLGSLTTPACNEAVVWTVFKDSIKVSKDLIDLFSTTVYFNTSTNSPLMTNVFRRTQANELRVTKSGNGATAASLALTALSFILLKL, via the exons ATGAAGTGGTTTTTAGCTGCAATTGCCACGTGCGCCCTCCTACCCAGGATCTACTGTGCCTCAACAGACGTAG AATGGTGTTATCATCTAGCAGACTGCA ATGACACACGCTGGCCCACCATTGTACCCAAATACTGCAATGGGAGCCGACAGTCTCCCATCAACATTGTCTCAGCAAACGCCGAGACCAACGACAAACTGACAGAGTTCACCTTTTacaactacagcagcaccaccgcGTTGAAGTCCATTCAGAACACGGGCAAGACCG TGAAAGTCAGTTTTGACAGTGGTGTCAAGGTGTCGGGGGGAGACTTGTTTGAGACCTACGACAGTCTGCAGTTCCACCTGCACTGGGGGAATGGATCCTCTGTGCCCGGCTCTGAGCACACTGTGGACGGCAAACATTATCCTATGGAG CTGCACATCGTGAACCTGAAGTCCTCTTATAATGGGAACACGACCGTAGGTGTTGCGGACTCTGAGGGACTTGCTGCTCTCGGTTTCTTCATCGAG GTCATGGACGGTAACGCAACGGGCAGCCCTGCGAGCTGGAAGACACTGACCTCTTACCTGCAAGACATCACAAACGCTG GTACCTCTGTCAACATGACATCTGGCCTTACGTTGGACGCTCTCCTGGAAGGGGTCGATCGTACAAAGTATTACCGCTACCTTGGCTCCTTGACCACGCCCGCTTGCAACGAGGCTGTGGTTTGGACGGTGTTCAAGGACTCGATTAAAGTCAGCAAAGATTTG ATTGACCTCTTCAGCACGACCGTGTACTTCAACACCAGTACAAATTCACCTCTTATGACAAATGTCTTCCGAAGAACCCAGGCAAATGAGCTACGCGTCACAAAGTCTGGAAATGGTGCAACAGCAGCCTCCCTCGCACTGACCGCCCTCAGCTTTATCCTGCTAAAGTTATAG
- the LOC130528574 gene encoding carbonic anhydrase 4-like isoform X2: MHLTSFLFYLNLAALVKYASGEDWCYTGCAHTPSHWGDIAGAFCSEKRQSPIDIVSSLVKTNHSLGSFTFLNFGSQQAVKSVINNGHTVKFMLAPDEVEVSGGGLNGTYSTIQFHFHWGNAEHLEGSEHEVDGKRYPMEMHIVSLKKGLTVQEATADSEGIAVLGFFLNATEDGPASEPWSALTSYLTNVTGAEVAVNNTFSIGDLIGDVNLTKFYRYMGSLTTPDCNEAVVWTVFQEPINIHKTLIQQFPTKTKLSNVYRPTQNLNNRQVFASPATSLPPSPEWCYHGHCDFTPSYWHLLPHSKCGGERQSPVDIEKKSVVVDERLKSFTFTKFDDKHAIEYIINTGHAVKCTLKQDAAVEISGGGLKHVYSTLQFHFHWGSGDSDGSEHTVDSHRYPMEMHIVSKRKDLTLDEAVKTHDGLAVLGFFIEPTDETKSSGGSEHHETGTTGSSSSEMDTWKKLTHYLSSITNISSKAEVTEEISIDDLLGSVNRNAFYRYNGSLTTPQCNEAVVWTVFKESVKVDKNLMMMFPAQAGYQKVFRPTQPLHSRKIYSSSSAPGAKASIIVLLSPCLGALLYNP; the protein is encoded by the exons ATGCATCTCACCTCCTTTCTGTTTTACCTGAATTTGGCAGCTTTGGTAAAATACG CATCTGGAGAAGACTGGTGCTACACTGGATGTG CCCACACCCCGTCCCACTGGGGAGACATCGCCGGTGCATTCTGCTCCGAGAAGAGACAATCTCCTATTGACATAGTCTCCAGCCTGGTCAAGACCAACCACAGCCTGGGCAGCTTCACCTTCCTCAACTTTGGATCTCAGCAGGCCGTTAAGTCAGTCATTAACAACGGACACACGG TAAAATTCATGCTGGCACCAGATGAAGTGGAAGTGAGTGGCGGTGGGCTCAATGGCACTTATTCTACAAttcagtttcactttcactggGGCAACGCAGAACACCTGGAGGGGTCAGAGCACGAGGTTGATGGGAAAAGATATCCAATGGAG ATGCATATAGTGAGTCTGAAGAAGGGTCTGACTGTGCAGGAGGCCACTGCGGATTCAGAGGGAATCGCTGTCCTGGGGTTTTTCCTCAAT GCCACAGAAGATGGGCCAGCATCAGAACCATGGAGCGCGCTGACATCTTACCTGACAAACGTTACAG GCGCCGAAGTCGCCGTGAACAACACATTTTCTATAGGTGACCTGATTGGAGATGTAAATCTGACAAAGTTCTACAGGTACATGGGATCCCTGACCACCCCCGACTGCAACGAAGCAGTGGTGTGGACAGTCTTCCAGGAGCCGATCAACATCCACAAAACTCTG ATCCAGCAGTTTCCCACAAAGACAAAGCTCAGCAATGTTTATCGGCCCACACAAAACCTTAATAACCGTCAAGTCTTTGCTTCTCCTGCAACTTCTTTACCCCCCA GCCCTGAGTGGTGCTACCACGGTCACTGTG ACTTCACCCCATCTTACTGGCACCTTCTCCCTCATTCCAAATGCGGCGGCGAGCGCCAGTCACCCGTCGACATTGAGAAAAAAAGCGTGGTGGTGGACGAGCGTCTCAAGTCCTTCACCTTCACAAAGTTTGATGACAAACACGCCATCGAATACATCATTAACACTGGCCATGCTG TGAAATGTACTCTGAAGCAGGACGCGGCAGTGGAGATCTCAGGTGGAGGTCTGAAACACGTCTACTCCACCTTACAGTTTCATTTCCACTGGGGTTCCGGTGACTCCGATGGCTCAGAGCACACAGTGGATTCACACAGATATCCCATGGAG ATGCACATAGTCAGCAAGCGGAAGGATCTGACCCTGGACGAGGCAGTGAAGACTCACGACGGCCTGGCGGTGCTGGGATTCTTCATTGAG CCTACAGATGAGACAAAAAGTAGTGGAGGATCAGAACATCACGAG aCAGGCACCACAGGAAGTAGCTCATCTGAAATGGACACTTGGAAGAAACTGACACACTACCTCTCGTCCATTACAAACATCA GCTCAAAGGCTGAGGTCACCGAGGAGATCTCCATCGATGATCTGCTAGGCAGCGTGAATCGAAACGCGTTCTATCGCTATAATGGGTCGCTGACAACGCCCCAGTGCAATGAAGCGGTGGTTTGGACGGTATTCAAAGAGTCTGTCAAGGTGGACAAAAATCTG ATGATGATGTTCCCAGCTCAGGCAGGGTATCAGAAGGTGTTTCGGCCCACGCAGCCACTtcacagcaggaaaatctaCAGCTCCAGTTCAGCGCCTGGTGCCAAAGCTTCCATTATAGTCCTGCTGTCGCCATGCCTTGGTGCCCTTTTATACAATCCGTGA
- the LOC130528574 gene encoding uncharacterized protein LOC130528574 isoform X1, producing the protein MKTDPFSLRHFTSHFKGPHTSDLDHKMHLTSFLFYLNLAALVKYASGEDWCYTGCAHTPSHWGDIAGAFCSEKRQSPIDIVSSLVKTNHSLGSFTFLNFGSQQAVKSVINNGHTVKFMLAPDEVEVSGGGLNGTYSTIQFHFHWGNAEHLEGSEHEVDGKRYPMEMHIVSLKKGLTVQEATADSEGIAVLGFFLNATEDGPASEPWSALTSYLTNVTGAEVAVNNTFSIGDLIGDVNLTKFYRYMGSLTTPDCNEAVVWTVFQEPINIHKTLIQQFPTKTKLSNVYRPTQNLNNRQVFASPATSLPPSPEWCYHGHCDFTPSYWHLLPHSKCGGERQSPVDIEKKSVVVDERLKSFTFTKFDDKHAIEYIINTGHAVKCTLKQDAAVEISGGGLKHVYSTLQFHFHWGSGDSDGSEHTVDSHRYPMEMHIVSKRKDLTLDEAVKTHDGLAVLGFFIEPTDETKSSGGSEHHETGTTGSSSSEMDTWKKLTHYLSSITNISSKAEVTEEISIDDLLGSVNRNAFYRYNGSLTTPQCNEAVVWTVFKESVKVDKNLMMMFPAQAGYQKVFRPTQPLHSRKIYSSSSAPGAKASIIVLLSPCLGALLYNP; encoded by the exons ATGAAAACTGACCCGTTTTCTTTGCGACACTTCACATCACACTTTAAAGGCCCACATACTTCAGACCTGGACCACAAG ATGCATCTCACCTCCTTTCTGTTTTACCTGAATTTGGCAGCTTTGGTAAAATACG CATCTGGAGAAGACTGGTGCTACACTGGATGTG CCCACACCCCGTCCCACTGGGGAGACATCGCCGGTGCATTCTGCTCCGAGAAGAGACAATCTCCTATTGACATAGTCTCCAGCCTGGTCAAGACCAACCACAGCCTGGGCAGCTTCACCTTCCTCAACTTTGGATCTCAGCAGGCCGTTAAGTCAGTCATTAACAACGGACACACGG TAAAATTCATGCTGGCACCAGATGAAGTGGAAGTGAGTGGCGGTGGGCTCAATGGCACTTATTCTACAAttcagtttcactttcactggGGCAACGCAGAACACCTGGAGGGGTCAGAGCACGAGGTTGATGGGAAAAGATATCCAATGGAG ATGCATATAGTGAGTCTGAAGAAGGGTCTGACTGTGCAGGAGGCCACTGCGGATTCAGAGGGAATCGCTGTCCTGGGGTTTTTCCTCAAT GCCACAGAAGATGGGCCAGCATCAGAACCATGGAGCGCGCTGACATCTTACCTGACAAACGTTACAG GCGCCGAAGTCGCCGTGAACAACACATTTTCTATAGGTGACCTGATTGGAGATGTAAATCTGACAAAGTTCTACAGGTACATGGGATCCCTGACCACCCCCGACTGCAACGAAGCAGTGGTGTGGACAGTCTTCCAGGAGCCGATCAACATCCACAAAACTCTG ATCCAGCAGTTTCCCACAAAGACAAAGCTCAGCAATGTTTATCGGCCCACACAAAACCTTAATAACCGTCAAGTCTTTGCTTCTCCTGCAACTTCTTTACCCCCCA GCCCTGAGTGGTGCTACCACGGTCACTGTG ACTTCACCCCATCTTACTGGCACCTTCTCCCTCATTCCAAATGCGGCGGCGAGCGCCAGTCACCCGTCGACATTGAGAAAAAAAGCGTGGTGGTGGACGAGCGTCTCAAGTCCTTCACCTTCACAAAGTTTGATGACAAACACGCCATCGAATACATCATTAACACTGGCCATGCTG TGAAATGTACTCTGAAGCAGGACGCGGCAGTGGAGATCTCAGGTGGAGGTCTGAAACACGTCTACTCCACCTTACAGTTTCATTTCCACTGGGGTTCCGGTGACTCCGATGGCTCAGAGCACACAGTGGATTCACACAGATATCCCATGGAG ATGCACATAGTCAGCAAGCGGAAGGATCTGACCCTGGACGAGGCAGTGAAGACTCACGACGGCCTGGCGGTGCTGGGATTCTTCATTGAG CCTACAGATGAGACAAAAAGTAGTGGAGGATCAGAACATCACGAG aCAGGCACCACAGGAAGTAGCTCATCTGAAATGGACACTTGGAAGAAACTGACACACTACCTCTCGTCCATTACAAACATCA GCTCAAAGGCTGAGGTCACCGAGGAGATCTCCATCGATGATCTGCTAGGCAGCGTGAATCGAAACGCGTTCTATCGCTATAATGGGTCGCTGACAACGCCCCAGTGCAATGAAGCGGTGGTTTGGACGGTATTCAAAGAGTCTGTCAAGGTGGACAAAAATCTG ATGATGATGTTCCCAGCTCAGGCAGGGTATCAGAAGGTGTTTCGGCCCACGCAGCCACTtcacagcaggaaaatctaCAGCTCCAGTTCAGCGCCTGGTGCCAAAGCTTCCATTATAGTCCTGCTGTCGCCATGCCTTGGTGCCCTTTTATACAATCCGTGA
- the LOC130523948 gene encoding serine-aspartate repeat-containing protein C isoform X1 → MAPVKSWLVGLLLVLLCPAQPLISGALGAEEGHTEKLHAETAGDDDDDGDGDGEGGEGASQYDSGADEQDAGEEEEGDDDDDDDDDDNDSDDEGNDDDDDDDDDDDNDDDNNDDDDDDDDDNDEDDDDEDDDDDDNDDDDDDDDNDDDDDDNDEDDEDDDDDNDDDDDDDDDEDDDDDDDDDDDEDDEDDDNDEDDEDDDDDEDDDDDDDNDEDDDDDDDDDDDDDDHDDDDDDNDDDDDDDNDDEEAAEDDDDDDDDEEEDDENNKAAKEDDDEDDDDDEDDDDDDDEEEEDDDDGEDESASDKHAFRPGSLCSICTICEHCSSTCAQCPCEDGDQSDHCERCDECSSCYLCPILCDTVCTAGGVVDELSGSLFQVVASLL, encoded by the exons ATGGCACCTGTCAAAAGTTGGCTGGTGGGACTCTTGCTGGTTCTCCTGTGTCCAGCACAGCCGCTCATCTCTGGGGCACTGGGAGCGGAGGAGGGGCACACGGAAAAGCTCCATGCAGAGACCgctggagatgatgatgatgatggtgatggtgatggcgagggaggggagggggcgtcGCAGTATGATTCAGGGGCTGATGAGCAGGacgcaggtgaggaggaggagggagatgatgacgacgatgatgatgatgatgacaatgatagtgatgatgaaggcaacgacgatgatgatgacgatgatgatgatgacgacaaCGATGatgataacaatgatgatgatgatgacgatgatgatgacaatgatgaagacgatgatgatgaagacgatgatgatgacgacaatgatgacgacgatgatgatgatgacaacgacgatgacgatgacgataatgatgaggatgatgaggatgatgatgatgacaacgatgatgatgacgatgacgatgatgatgaggatgatgacgacgatgatgatgacgacgatgatgaggacgatgaggatgatgataatgatgaggatgatgaggacgatgatgatgatgaggacgatgatgacgatgatgataatgatgaggatgacgacgacgatgatgatgatgatgatgacgacgacgaccatgatgatgatgatgatgacaacgacgatgacgatgatgacgacaACGAtgatgaagaagcagcagaagatgatgatgatgatgatgatgatgaagaagaggatgatgagaacAACAAGGCTGcaaaggaagatgatgatgaggatgacgacgatgatgaggatgacgacgatgatgatgatgaagaagaagaagatgatgatgatg GCGAAGACGAATCTGCCTCTGACAAGCACGCCTTCCGCCCTGGCTCTTTGTGCAGCATCTGCACCATCTGTGAG CACTGCTCCAGTACCTGTGCTCAGTGCCCGTGTGAGGATGGAGACCAGTCGGACCACTGCGAGCGCTGCGAC GAATGTTCCTCCTGCTACCTTTGCCCCATCCTGTGTGACACCGTTTGCACGGCAG GTGGTGTGGTCGATGAGCTAAGCGGGTCGCTCTTCCA GGTCGTCGCTTCTCTACTCTGA
- the LOC130523948 gene encoding serine-aspartate repeat-containing protein C isoform X3 translates to MAPVKSWLVGLLLVLLCPAQPLISGALGAEEGHTEKLHAETAGDDDDDGDGDGEGGEGASQYDSGADEQDAGEEEEGDDDDDDDDDDNDSDDEGNDDDDDDDDDDDNDDDNNDDDDDDDDDNDEDDDDEDDDDDDNDDDDDDDDNDDDDDDNDEDDEDDDDDNDDDDDDDDDEDDDDDDDDDDDEDDEDDDNDEDDEDDDDDEDDDDDDDNDEDDDDDDDDDDDDDDHDDDDDDNDDDDDDDNDDEEAAEDDDDDDDDEEEDDENNKAAKEDDDEDDDDDEDDDDDDDEEEEDDDDDESASDKHAFRPGSLCSICTICEHCSSTCAQCPCEDGDQSDHCERCDECSSCYLCPILCDTVCTAGGVVDELSGSLFQVVASLL, encoded by the exons ATGGCACCTGTCAAAAGTTGGCTGGTGGGACTCTTGCTGGTTCTCCTGTGTCCAGCACAGCCGCTCATCTCTGGGGCACTGGGAGCGGAGGAGGGGCACACGGAAAAGCTCCATGCAGAGACCgctggagatgatgatgatgatggtgatggtgatggcgagggaggggagggggcgtcGCAGTATGATTCAGGGGCTGATGAGCAGGacgcaggtgaggaggaggagggagatgatgacgacgatgatgatgatgatgacaatgatagtgatgatgaaggcaacgacgatgatgatgacgatgatgatgatgacgacaaCGATGatgataacaatgatgatgatgatgacgatgatgatgacaatgatgaagacgatgatgatgaagacgatgatgatgacgacaatgatgacgacgatgatgatgatgacaacgacgatgacgatgacgataatgatgaggatgatgaggatgatgatgatgacaacgatgatgatgacgatgacgatgatgatgaggatgatgacgacgatgatgatgacgacgatgatgaggacgatgaggatgatgataatgatgaggatgatgaggacgatgatgatgatgaggacgatgatgacgatgatgataatgatgaggatgacgacgacgatgatgatgatgatgatgacgacgacgaccatgatgatgatgatgatgacaacgacgatgacgatgatgacgacaACGAtgatgaagaagcagcagaagatgatgatgatgatgatgatgatgaagaagaggatgatgagaacAACAAGGCTGcaaaggaagatgatgatgaggatgacgacgatgatgaggatgacgacgatgatgatgatgaagaagaagaagatgatgatgatg ACGAATCTGCCTCTGACAAGCACGCCTTCCGCCCTGGCTCTTTGTGCAGCATCTGCACCATCTGTGAG CACTGCTCCAGTACCTGTGCTCAGTGCCCGTGTGAGGATGGAGACCAGTCGGACCACTGCGAGCGCTGCGAC GAATGTTCCTCCTGCTACCTTTGCCCCATCCTGTGTGACACCGTTTGCACGGCAG GTGGTGTGGTCGATGAGCTAAGCGGGTCGCTCTTCCA GGTCGTCGCTTCTCTACTCTGA
- the LOC130523948 gene encoding serine-aspartate repeat-containing protein C isoform X2 yields the protein MAPVKSWLVGLLLVLLCPAQPLISGALGAEEGHTEKLHAETAGDDDDDGDGDGEGGEGASQYDSGADEQDAGEEEEGDDDDDDDDDDNDSDDEGNDDDDDDDDDDDNDDDNNDDDDDDDDDNDEDDDDEDDDDDDNDDDDDDDDNDDDDDDNDEDDEDDDDDNDDDDDDDDDEDDDDDDDDDDDEDDEDDDNDEDDEDDDDDEDDDDDDDNDEDDDDDDDDDDDDDDHDDDDDDNDDDDDDDNDDEEAAEDDDDDDDDEEEDDENNKAAKEDDDEDDDDDEDDDDDDDEEEEDDDGEDESASDKHAFRPGSLCSICTICEHCSSTCAQCPCEDGDQSDHCERCDECSSCYLCPILCDTVCTAGGVVDELSGSLFQVVASLL from the exons ATGGCACCTGTCAAAAGTTGGCTGGTGGGACTCTTGCTGGTTCTCCTGTGTCCAGCACAGCCGCTCATCTCTGGGGCACTGGGAGCGGAGGAGGGGCACACGGAAAAGCTCCATGCAGAGACCgctggagatgatgatgatgatggtgatggtgatggcgagggaggggagggggcgtcGCAGTATGATTCAGGGGCTGATGAGCAGGacgcaggtgaggaggaggagggagatgatgacgacgatgatgatgatgatgacaatgatagtgatgatgaaggcaacgacgatgatgatgacgatgatgatgatgacgacaaCGATGatgataacaatgatgatgatgatgacgatgatgatgacaatgatgaagacgatgatgatgaagacgatgatgatgacgacaatgatgacgacgatgatgatgatgacaacgacgatgacgatgacgataatgatgaggatgatgaggatgatgatgatgacaacgatgatgatgacgatgacgatgatgatgaggatgatgacgacgatgatgatgacgacgatgatgaggacgatgaggatgatgataatgatgaggatgatgaggacgatgatgatgatgaggacgatgatgacgatgatgataatgatgaggatgacgacgacgatgatgatgatgatgatgacgacgacgaccatgatgatgatgatgatgacaacgacgatgacgatgatgacgacaACGAtgatgaagaagcagcagaagatgatgatgatgatgatgatgatgaagaagaggatgatgagaacAACAAGGCTGcaaaggaagatgatgatgaggatgacgacgatgatgaggatgacgacgatgatgatgatgaagaagaagaagatgatgatg GCGAAGACGAATCTGCCTCTGACAAGCACGCCTTCCGCCCTGGCTCTTTGTGCAGCATCTGCACCATCTGTGAG CACTGCTCCAGTACCTGTGCTCAGTGCCCGTGTGAGGATGGAGACCAGTCGGACCACTGCGAGCGCTGCGAC GAATGTTCCTCCTGCTACCTTTGCCCCATCCTGTGTGACACCGTTTGCACGGCAG GTGGTGTGGTCGATGAGCTAAGCGGGTCGCTCTTCCA GGTCGTCGCTTCTCTACTCTGA